In the Bacillota bacterium genome, GTGACTTCACTCCTTTATGGGGTTTTCGGTTTGGTTACTTGAAAACTTCTCCAAATTGGGGTGAAGTCCTTTTTTATGGCCCTAAAATCCTTAGTAAATCAAGTGTTGGAAAATTGCAAAAGGCTCATATTTATAAAATAATTTAAGTTAAATTTTTATATAGAAGAATGAATACGGATGATAAACTGGCAGTAGACTTCCGGGTTCATACAATCCCTCCCATCAATATGATGGATGCTTCAGCATCACTTTCATCTTGAAGGATTATGGATAGTGTTTCTATCATGATTTGATTCAGGAGTTGCTGAAAGCAGAAAAAGAATATCGTCTGACCCGATATCTAAAATCCTGGAATAAGTTCGATCTTGTCATTGCTGATGAACTTGGTTACGTGAACCTGGGAGCTGGAAGTCCTTTATTATTTCAATTCTGTCTCTCTATACCCAGCGCAAAATCGCCGCTATCCTCTCCGCCTACGATGACCTAATTGAGAACAACAACCGCCGCATCAAAATCCTTGAGGAAATAGCGCAGATGCTTTACCGGGAGTGGTTTGTGAAGCTCAGGTTCCCTGGCCATGAGAAGGTCAGGATGGTGGAGTCGGAGCTGGGGCCGATACCGGAGGGGTGGGAGGTTAAAAGGCTTGGAGATATACTATCTACGATTGAATCGGGTTCACGGCCAAAAGGTGGAATCAAACATGAGGACAAGGATGTACCAAGTATTGGAGGTGAAAACATGAGTAAAGAAAGGCTTAAAGAAAAATTTGAAGAATACCGTAAAGCTGTTTTAAAACTTAAGGAGGCGTTAGAAGAAGACGCATCCAATCCCTTGCTTTATGACTGGGTGATGCAGCGCTTTGAGTTTACCTATGAGTTGGCATGGAAATTAATGAAACTTTACCTTGAATCTGAAGGTATCGTAACAATAAACTCACCACGGTTAGCTTTTAAAGAAGCCTTTGCAACAGGGATTATCATAGAAGGTGAAACCTGGATCGACATGATTAATGCCCGTAATCTAACCACCCACATATATAACGAGCAAATGGCCAAAGAGATTTATGACAAAGTGAAAGATAAATACTATCCCGTATTCGTTGCCTTTGCTAACAAGATGGAGGGAAAAATCCAATGACTTTTGGGTTGCCGGAACAAATCATACAAGCGATAAAAAAAGAACTGCAAAAAAGAGAAAATGTGACCAGAGCCGTTGTTTTCGGCTCCCGGGCCCGTGGGAATTACAGATACAATTCCGACATTGATCTGGCCGTTTACTGCGAGGGGGAACTGCCGCCCGGGTTGTGGCTGGATCTGGACGAAGCGGCGGGTATCTACAAAATTGACATCATAGACATGAACGGTCCCTTGGACGAAAAACTGCGCCAGAGAATCGAAGAACAAGGCGTGGAAGTTTACCGCCGGAGCTGAACAAGTAAAAATCAGAACAAAAGGTGATAAAATGATATTTGCCAAGAATACCCTAAACAGCGCAGGAGTGGCCATTTATGGCGACTATATGGATTTTAAAAACCTGTATGAGGCATTGCATACAGTTTTAGGCAATGAGGACGAATTTATAGAATGTGACGCTGCCCGCATAAGGGTATTAGGCGTATGCTACGATCTTCGTCATGCCTTGATGGGAGACCGGGAAATAGAATTTATTGACAATGGCATAGATGAAGAAAAGAAAAAGCGAATGCTGGTGCTTGCTCCGGACAAGAATGTTTACCTGAAAATATATGTATTGTGGCCGGAAATGTTATTTGTCACTATAGCGTTGAATGAATTCCTGGAGTTGTATGCTAGAAAACTGTCCAAAACAAGATATGGCAGCGATATATTTACAGCAAAAAAAGTTATCTGGGATCACTCCATCACGCAAGTGCGCATGCTGCAGGCTGCTGTAGCCGAATGCCTGAAACAAACCGTG is a window encoding:
- a CDS encoding DUF86 domain-containing protein, encoding MSKERLKEKFEEYRKAVLKLKEALEEDASNPLLYDWVMQRFEFTYELAWKLMKLYLESEGIVTINSPRLAFKEAFATGIIIEGETWIDMINARNLTTHIYNEQMAKEIYDKVKDKYYPVFVAFANKMEGKIQ
- a CDS encoding nucleotidyltransferase domain-containing protein; this encodes MTFGLPEQIIQAIKKELQKRENVTRAVVFGSRARGNYRYNSDIDLAVYCEGELPPGLWLDLDEAAGIYKIDIIDMNGPLDEKLRQRIEEQGVEVYRRS